One segment of Chthonomonas sp. DNA contains the following:
- a CDS encoding LD-carboxypeptidase, translating into MSDLTRRTFLAGASAAMLAPAATLAAATKPKGRAMIRPPHLRAGDTVAIIAPAGVTDGPDNLPSAAKNLENLGFKVVIGPRADEVWGYLAGHDEARAEDFNWAVKNPEVRGIITLRGGYGTMRMLPMLDYDAFRKHRKVVSGYSDITGLLTALTRKSEVITFHGPIAEAKFEGFEGEWWKRAVMNAQAMGVLATPTALAGRPVEPAAQTLRGGKAQGRLIGGNLSLIAATAGTPYGPDFRDAILFLEDTNEAPYRVDRMLTTLWLGGHLQQLKGLVFADFRPPKIDRDAGPNDDVRSFSLVQVLQNTTDWLKVPVFTGLYAGHIKDKLTLPIGAKVSIDADRRMMTVLEPAVD; encoded by the coding sequence ATGTCCGATCTCACCCGCAGAACCTTCCTTGCCGGTGCGAGCGCCGCGATGCTTGCTCCCGCGGCGACCTTGGCCGCAGCCACCAAGCCAAAGGGTCGCGCCATGATTCGACCGCCGCATCTGAGGGCGGGGGATACTGTCGCCATCATTGCCCCCGCAGGCGTCACCGATGGCCCCGACAATCTGCCCTCCGCCGCGAAGAACCTGGAGAACCTGGGATTCAAAGTGGTGATCGGACCGAGGGCGGACGAAGTCTGGGGGTACCTGGCGGGGCATGACGAGGCGCGCGCCGAAGACTTCAACTGGGCGGTCAAGAATCCGGAAGTCCGCGGGATCATCACTCTACGGGGCGGCTACGGAACCATGCGGATGCTTCCCATGCTCGACTACGACGCCTTCCGCAAGCATCGGAAGGTCGTCAGTGGCTACAGTGACATCACCGGGCTGCTGACCGCGCTCACTCGCAAGTCGGAGGTGATCACTTTCCACGGACCCATTGCAGAGGCTAAGTTCGAAGGGTTCGAGGGCGAGTGGTGGAAGCGCGCAGTGATGAACGCTCAAGCGATGGGCGTGCTTGCAACCCCTACGGCGCTCGCCGGAAGGCCTGTCGAACCCGCGGCGCAGACTCTACGAGGTGGCAAGGCTCAGGGCCGCCTCATCGGAGGCAACTTGAGCCTCATTGCGGCCACCGCCGGGACGCCGTACGGACCGGACTTCCGCGATGCCATCCTCTTTCTCGAAGACACCAACGAGGCACCGTACCGCGTCGATCGCATGCTCACAACGCTGTGGCTGGGTGGTCATTTACAGCAACTCAAGGGCCTCGTTTTCGCCGATTTCCGACCGCCGAAGATCGATCGAGACGCCGGACCCAACGACGACGTGCGAAGCTTCAGCCTGGTACAGGTTCTGCAGAACACGACCGATTGGCTGAAGGTACCGGTCTTTACCGGGCTGTACGCAGGACACATCAAGGACAAGTTGACCCTACCGATCGGCGCGAAAGTCTCGATCGACGCGGACAGACGCATGATGACGGTCTTGGAACCTGCGGTGGACTAG
- a CDS encoding VOC family protein: protein MSRSRAFYCDLIGLKLTLDQGQCLILEVSGGAFLGLCKAEEAVQPDRRIMLTFVEADLAARYAQFLREGIVTDGPPRDNPKYQIVHFFAQDPDGYTLEFQRFYDPRWQP from the coding sequence TTGTCGCGATCGCGAGCGTTCTACTGCGACCTGATCGGGCTCAAGCTCACGCTCGACCAAGGGCAGTGTCTGATCTTGGAAGTCAGCGGGGGGGCGTTTCTGGGGCTCTGCAAAGCCGAAGAAGCAGTACAGCCCGACCGGCGGATCATGCTCACCTTCGTCGAAGCGGATCTCGCCGCGCGCTACGCTCAATTTCTACGGGAAGGTATCGTCACCGACGGTCCGCCCCGGGATAACCCCAAGTACCAGATCGTCCACTTCTTTGCTCAAGATCCGGACGGATACACCTTGGAGTTCCAGCGATTCTACGATCCCCGGTGGCAACCATGA
- a CDS encoding pyruvate, phosphate dikinase — protein sequence MSNKRVYLFTEGNASMRDLLGGKGANLAEMTHIGLPVPPGFTVTTEVCNEYYSNGKKFPNGLLDEMKQAVHAIEASLGKKFGDPACPLLVSVRSGAKFSMPGMMDTVLNLGLNADTVKSMIEQTGDARFVYDSYRRFIMMFSDVAFGLSKHGFDNHIFAEYKKKVGAASDLDLTAEHLKDICDLFLAHVREGAGREFPSDVWEQLALSVEAVFKSWNNDRAITYRRKEKISDDIGTAVNVQSMVYGNAGDDCGTGVAFTRDPSTGENILYGEYLMNAQGEDVVAGVRTPVPISALKDQNPAIYDEFVRVCDVLEHHYKDMQDLEFTIEHGKLFMLQCRSGKRTGPAAVRAAVEMVGEGLISKEEAVQRVSASHLDQLLHKRIDPKAAAGVKAITKGLAASPGAAVGIAVFDANTAESRGHAGEKVILCREETNPDDVHGMLASQAILTARGGKTSHAAVVARGFGIPCVAGCESLHVDVKARKIHHGDLTINEGDIITVDGSTGEVFLGGLALIEPEITGNFDTLMHWADGFRRLKVRANADNPHDAQQAITFGCEGIGLCRTEHMFFGDDRLPIVQQMILTNDETERQGALDKLQVMQQSDFEGIFEAMDGRPVTIRLIDPPMHEFLPSHEELLKEVTILETRKSMGVTGLDSELGTKQELLAAVSQMKESNPMLGLRGVRLSIIFPGLVVMQTRAILQAAAKLIKAGRKALPEIMIPLVGTVNELRVIQSQLEATAKDVVREQGVEIPYAFGTMIEIPRAALTAGEIAEYAQFFSFGTNDLTQMTFGYSRDDAEGKFLQRYVEQKILPYNVFETVDFAGVGKLMRMAVDDGRATRTDLKCGICGEHGGDPESIYFCHEIGLDYVSCSPFRVPIARLAAAQAALRDGVKVTLDK from the coding sequence ATGAGCAACAAGCGAGTTTATTTGTTCACCGAGGGTAACGCTTCCATGCGCGACCTTCTTGGAGGCAAGGGTGCAAACCTAGCCGAAATGACCCACATCGGACTCCCGGTCCCCCCTGGGTTCACCGTTACGACGGAAGTCTGTAACGAGTACTACAGCAATGGAAAGAAGTTCCCGAACGGTCTGCTCGACGAGATGAAGCAGGCCGTTCACGCTATAGAAGCCTCTCTTGGCAAGAAGTTTGGCGACCCCGCATGCCCGCTTCTCGTTTCGGTGCGATCCGGTGCGAAATTCTCCATGCCCGGCATGATGGACACGGTTCTGAACCTCGGTCTGAACGCCGACACTGTGAAGTCGATGATTGAGCAGACGGGCGACGCCCGATTCGTCTACGACAGCTACCGCCGATTCATCATGATGTTCTCGGACGTCGCCTTCGGCCTGAGCAAGCACGGGTTCGACAACCACATCTTCGCGGAGTACAAGAAGAAAGTCGGCGCGGCTTCGGACCTCGATCTCACCGCCGAGCACTTGAAGGATATTTGCGACCTCTTCCTTGCCCACGTTCGCGAAGGTGCGGGCCGCGAGTTTCCCAGCGATGTGTGGGAGCAGCTGGCTCTTTCGGTCGAAGCCGTCTTCAAGAGTTGGAACAACGACCGCGCCATCACCTATCGCCGCAAGGAGAAGATCAGCGACGACATCGGAACCGCGGTCAACGTCCAGAGCATGGTTTACGGCAACGCCGGTGACGACTGCGGGACGGGAGTTGCGTTCACCCGCGACCCATCGACCGGCGAGAACATCCTGTACGGCGAGTACCTGATGAACGCCCAAGGCGAAGACGTTGTGGCCGGTGTGCGAACTCCGGTGCCCATCAGCGCACTGAAGGACCAGAACCCTGCAATCTACGATGAGTTCGTTCGCGTCTGCGACGTCCTTGAGCATCACTACAAGGATATGCAGGACTTGGAATTCACGATCGAGCACGGAAAGCTCTTCATGCTCCAGTGCCGATCCGGTAAGCGGACCGGCCCGGCTGCAGTTCGCGCCGCCGTCGAGATGGTCGGTGAAGGGCTCATCAGCAAGGAAGAGGCCGTCCAGCGCGTCTCCGCGTCGCACCTCGATCAATTGCTGCACAAGCGCATCGATCCGAAGGCAGCCGCTGGTGTCAAGGCCATCACGAAGGGTCTCGCCGCTTCGCCCGGCGCTGCGGTCGGGATCGCCGTTTTCGATGCGAACACCGCCGAATCACGTGGTCACGCAGGCGAGAAGGTCATTCTCTGCCGCGAAGAGACGAACCCCGACGACGTGCATGGCATGCTCGCCTCGCAGGCGATCCTGACCGCCCGAGGCGGCAAGACTTCGCATGCTGCAGTTGTCGCCCGCGGATTTGGTATTCCCTGCGTCGCTGGTTGCGAATCGCTCCACGTCGACGTGAAGGCCCGCAAGATCCATCACGGCGACCTCACCATCAACGAAGGCGACATCATCACCGTCGATGGTTCGACGGGCGAAGTGTTCCTCGGAGGGCTCGCGCTCATCGAGCCCGAAATCACTGGGAACTTCGACACGCTGATGCACTGGGCAGACGGTTTCCGCCGTCTGAAGGTCCGCGCAAACGCAGACAATCCGCACGACGCCCAGCAGGCGATCACGTTTGGATGCGAAGGTATTGGCCTCTGCCGCACCGAGCACATGTTCTTCGGGGATGATCGACTGCCGATCGTACAGCAGATGATCCTCACCAACGATGAGACCGAGCGCCAGGGGGCCCTCGACAAACTCCAAGTGATGCAGCAGTCGGACTTCGAAGGAATCTTCGAAGCCATGGATGGTCGCCCCGTCACGATTCGGCTCATCGACCCGCCGATGCACGAGTTCTTGCCGTCGCACGAGGAACTGCTCAAGGAAGTCACGATCCTCGAAACTCGAAAGTCGATGGGTGTGACCGGCCTCGATAGCGAACTCGGGACGAAGCAGGAGCTGCTCGCCGCCGTCAGCCAGATGAAGGAATCGAACCCGATGCTCGGTCTGCGCGGCGTTCGACTTTCGATCATCTTCCCTGGCCTCGTCGTCATGCAGACGCGCGCGATCTTGCAGGCAGCCGCGAAGTTGATCAAGGCGGGTAGGAAGGCGCTTCCGGAAATCATGATTCCGCTCGTCGGAACTGTGAACGAGCTGCGCGTCATCCAGAGCCAGCTAGAAGCGACCGCGAAGGACGTCGTCCGCGAGCAGGGGGTTGAAATCCCCTACGCTTTCGGCACGATGATCGAGATTCCGCGCGCCGCTCTGACGGCCGGTGAGATCGCTGAGTATGCCCAGTTCTTCAGTTTCGGCACGAACGACCTCACTCAGATGACGTTTGGTTACAGCCGAGACGACGCCGAGGGCAAGTTCCTTCAGCGCTACGTCGAGCAGAAGATCCTGCCGTACAACGTGTTCGAGACCGTCGACTTCGCCGGCGTCGGCAAGTTGATGCGCATGGCCGTTGATGATGGCCGTGCGACCCGCACAGACCTGAAGTGCGGCATCTGCGGTGAGCATGGTGGCGACCCCGAGTCGATCTACTTCTGCCACGAAATCGGCCTCGACTACGTCAGCTGCTCGCCCTTCCGGGTACCCATCGCCCGACTCGCTGCAGCCCAGGCTGCGCTGCGCGACGGCGTGAAGGTGACGCTCGACAAGTAA
- the rpmE gene encoding 50S ribosomal protein L31 codes for MKQGIHPNNYPVIFVDGDHEWTGISSMKTNETRVVDGVEHYVIKLEISAFSHPFYTGQKKIIDSAGRVEKFMRRYANSGQAGSK; via the coding sequence ATGAAACAAGGCATCCACCCAAACAACTACCCGGTGATCTTCGTCGATGGCGACCACGAGTGGACGGGCATTTCAAGCATGAAGACGAACGAGACTCGCGTGGTAGACGGAGTGGAGCACTACGTCATCAAGCTTGAAATCAGCGCCTTCAGCCACCCGTTCTACACGGGCCAGAAGAAAATTATCGACAGCGCCGGTCGCGTCGAGAAGTTCATGCGCCGATACGCCAACTCGGGCCAAGCTGGCAGCAAGTAA
- a CDS encoding pirin family protein → MKVFANATIIRAEDRGTANRAWLVSHHSFSFGRYYNPERMGFRSLRVINDDFIAAGGGFGTHPHDNMEIFSYVLSGELEHQDSMGNKETLRRGDLQLMSAGSGITHSEYNPSKEQPIHMLQIWIEPRELNTKPTYDDRHWSDEDKLGKWLLMLSPDAEAGSMAIRQDAKVYSTILRDDQAIEVAVGDGRYGYLHVADGEVRVDGEVLKAGDALELTGPVSMNMSAAQFGELLFFDLA, encoded by the coding sequence ATGAAAGTATTTGCAAACGCAACTATTATCCGCGCTGAAGATCGAGGGACCGCAAATCGGGCATGGCTTGTCAGTCACCACTCGTTCAGCTTCGGTCGCTACTACAACCCTGAGCGCATGGGCTTCCGGTCGTTGCGAGTGATCAATGACGACTTCATCGCCGCAGGCGGTGGGTTCGGAACGCATCCGCACGACAACATGGAGATCTTCTCGTACGTGCTGAGCGGGGAATTGGAGCACCAGGACAGTATGGGCAACAAGGAGACCTTGCGCCGGGGCGACTTGCAGCTCATGAGCGCAGGGAGCGGCATCACCCATAGCGAATACAACCCGAGCAAGGAGCAACCGATTCACATGCTCCAGATCTGGATCGAGCCGCGCGAACTCAACACCAAGCCGACCTACGACGACCGGCACTGGTCAGACGAGGACAAGCTTGGCAAATGGCTGCTGATGCTCTCGCCGGATGCCGAGGCAGGCTCGATGGCGATCCGGCAGGACGCCAAGGTTTACTCGACGATCCTCCGTGACGACCAGGCTATTGAGGTTGCCGTTGGGGACGGACGGTACGGCTATTTGCACGTCGCCGACGGTGAGGTCAGGGTTGATGGCGAGGTGCTGAAGGCAGGCGACGCCTTGGAGCTCACTGGCCCTGTCTCGATGAACATGAGCGCTGCGCAGTTCGGAGAGCTTCTTTTCTTCGACTTGGCGTAA
- a CDS encoding GAF domain-containing protein, which yields MATGSRSVDWNLFIRIAAEARSEDHLLSELAHLCKHVLDVAEVDIVLVEQDEFVLRASTMAPEFVRRMRVSKLHGLAGKVVTSGVRQIVKKDMGQNPAFQHYNGYDESGCPSAIIEPLVIHKGVIGAIFFRKKEPWEPRNASIQLAESLAATVSGLLATYRTAYEAGAAASHRMGAVSQVTDILSRSPYLEEILQLLVNMTAQQFHYRVCTVRLLDETNNELVLRATQASSKGYQRKRAIRLGESIAGRVIVEQQTMIVEDVQGDPEYIGHDLAVEQGLRSMICVPLLIQERAVGVLTCYTDRVRMFDPDEVDALETIAKQAAVSIEHAKLQVRNTLMQEMHHRVKNNLQQVVSLLRLQLRHKHYANLEAAINDSLRRILAIAAVHDLLSREDLDHVGIKSIAEALVTHQQQSFIAPDKTIRFKVRGDDVRLNMTQATQVALVLNELISNAVEHGFEKTSEGDVHVTVEVGDDDVGVWVSNSGDKLQPGFDPQVHSHLGLQIVANLARSLGGHFVIEDRLGWTVTEVVFARASSE from the coding sequence ATGGCCACCGGTTCCCGCTCCGTCGACTGGAACCTGTTCATCCGGATCGCTGCAGAAGCCAGGTCCGAAGACCATCTCCTGAGCGAACTCGCCCACCTCTGCAAGCACGTGCTCGACGTCGCGGAGGTGGACATCGTACTCGTCGAGCAGGACGAATTCGTCCTGCGGGCCAGCACTATGGCCCCAGAGTTCGTTCGCAGGATGCGAGTGTCCAAGCTCCACGGCTTGGCCGGCAAGGTCGTGACGTCCGGCGTCCGGCAGATCGTGAAGAAGGACATGGGCCAGAACCCCGCGTTCCAGCACTACAACGGCTACGATGAATCCGGGTGTCCCAGTGCGATCATCGAACCGCTTGTCATCCACAAGGGTGTGATCGGGGCGATCTTCTTCCGCAAGAAAGAGCCGTGGGAACCAAGGAACGCCAGTATTCAGCTCGCGGAGTCTCTCGCGGCGACAGTGTCCGGATTGCTTGCGACCTATCGAACCGCTTACGAGGCAGGCGCAGCGGCTAGCCACCGGATGGGCGCGGTGAGCCAGGTGACCGACATCCTCTCGCGCTCGCCTTACCTGGAGGAGATTCTGCAGTTGCTGGTGAACATGACTGCGCAGCAGTTCCACTACCGGGTGTGCACCGTCCGGCTCTTGGACGAGACGAATAACGAACTCGTTTTGCGTGCCACTCAAGCAAGCAGCAAGGGGTATCAGCGCAAGCGCGCGATTCGACTCGGAGAATCGATTGCGGGTCGCGTCATCGTCGAACAGCAGACGATGATTGTGGAGGATGTCCAGGGCGATCCCGAGTACATTGGGCATGATTTGGCCGTTGAACAGGGGCTCCGCAGCATGATTTGCGTGCCGTTGCTGATCCAAGAAAGGGCGGTCGGCGTACTGACGTGCTACACGGACCGCGTGCGCATGTTCGACCCTGACGAGGTTGATGCTCTGGAGACCATTGCCAAGCAGGCAGCAGTTTCCATCGAACACGCGAAACTCCAGGTTCGCAACACCCTCATGCAGGAGATGCACCACCGGGTCAAGAACAACTTGCAGCAGGTGGTGTCGCTCCTGCGACTACAGCTTCGGCACAAGCACTACGCGAACCTAGAAGCCGCGATCAACGACTCGCTGCGGCGCATCCTCGCCATCGCCGCGGTACATGATTTGCTCAGCCGCGAAGACCTTGATCACGTCGGGATAAAGAGCATTGCCGAAGCGCTGGTCACCCACCAGCAGCAGAGCTTCATTGCTCCGGACAAGACCATCCGTTTCAAGGTCCGGGGAGACGACGTTCGTCTGAACATGACGCAGGCGACGCAGGTGGCCCTTGTCCTCAACGAACTCATCTCAAATGCGGTCGAGCACGGCTTTGAGAAGACCAGCGAAGGCGACGTTCATGTGACTGTTGAGGTTGGGGACGACGACGTGGGAGTGTGGGTCAGCAATTCGGGAGACAAGCTGCAGCCAGGTTTTGATCCGCAGGTCCACAGTCACTTGGGGTTGCAGATCGTCGCGAACCTGGCGCGAAGCCTGGGCGGCCACTTTGTCATCGAAGACCGCCTCGGTTGGACCGTCACCGAGGTGGTCTTCGCGCGCGCTTCGAGCGAGTAG
- a CDS encoding insulinase family protein, which translates to MATEKYTLSNGVRVLIELDQSVMSAAVGLWCQTGSRNELENEAGLTHFIEHMLFKGTPSRTAKQIAEAIEGRGGMLNAFTDKEMTCYYCRVLADDVSNGIDVLSDMMTHSLMDQEEIDRECGVILEEIKRSEDEPGDHVHELHIEGRWGSHPLGKPIIGTAESVRSFQRDHFVSYMDRQYRAGNIVLGVAGRVDVDALLQQAESVLGSLPSGGGGQPATQPENKVQSREIGKDVEQVHFCIGTESCSLYDPDLYTFAVLDGVLGSGMSSRLFQEVRERRGLVYSIGSYNLSYTGGGLFTVYGGTGAQTWGEVQSVVKQEFLKISTQPVPEEELQRVKRSIAGNMVLALESLNARMSRMVKNELNHNRIIPLEETLDKINRVTNDDLIRVAERIFAEDRVSITAIGPF; encoded by the coding sequence ATGGCAACCGAAAAGTACACTCTCAGTAACGGCGTACGCGTCTTGATCGAGCTAGACCAAAGCGTCATGTCTGCGGCGGTGGGGCTATGGTGCCAAACTGGCAGCCGCAATGAGCTCGAAAACGAAGCGGGTCTGACTCACTTCATCGAGCACATGCTCTTCAAGGGGACCCCGTCTCGCACGGCGAAGCAGATTGCGGAGGCGATCGAGGGTCGCGGTGGCATGCTGAATGCATTCACAGACAAGGAGATGACCTGCTACTATTGCCGGGTCCTCGCCGACGATGTCTCGAATGGAATCGACGTGCTGAGCGACATGATGACCCACTCGCTGATGGATCAGGAAGAAATCGATCGCGAGTGCGGCGTCATCCTCGAAGAGATCAAGCGGAGCGAGGACGAGCCTGGCGATCACGTCCACGAGTTGCACATCGAAGGACGCTGGGGCAGCCACCCGCTCGGCAAGCCGATTATTGGAACCGCGGAGTCCGTGCGGAGCTTCCAGCGCGATCATTTTGTCAGTTACATGGACCGGCAGTATCGCGCCGGGAACATTGTGCTCGGGGTAGCTGGACGCGTGGATGTGGACGCTTTGCTCCAGCAAGCCGAATCCGTCCTCGGTTCGCTCCCGTCCGGCGGTGGCGGGCAGCCCGCGACGCAGCCCGAGAACAAAGTTCAATCGCGTGAAATCGGTAAAGATGTCGAGCAGGTTCACTTCTGCATCGGGACTGAGTCTTGTTCGCTCTACGATCCCGATTTGTACACGTTCGCAGTACTCGATGGGGTGCTCGGCAGTGGCATGAGCAGTCGCCTCTTCCAAGAAGTGCGTGAGAGACGTGGCCTCGTTTACTCGATCGGCAGTTACAACCTAAGCTACACCGGTGGCGGGCTGTTCACGGTGTACGGCGGCACTGGTGCCCAGACTTGGGGAGAAGTCCAGTCGGTCGTCAAGCAAGAGTTTCTCAAGATTTCGACGCAGCCAGTCCCGGAAGAGGAGCTCCAGCGGGTAAAGCGTTCGATCGCGGGCAACATGGTCCTGGCGCTCGAGAGCCTGAATGCCCGCATGTCCAGAATGGTCAAGAACGAGCTCAACCACAACCGGATCATCCCGCTGGAGGAGACCTTGGATAAGATCAACCGTGTGACGAATGATGACCTCATTCGGGTGGCAGAACGGATCTTTGCCGAAGACCGAGTCAGTATCACGGCCATCGGACCCTTCTGA
- a CDS encoding fumarylacetoacetate hydrolase family protein, with product MKLCRFLLTDQPEAARSGVFHDNRVYETDGNNAIGIHDLSKIKFLPPVGTPPSLRVFEPDGTYTYANPAGMLGAVDEFELPAGVTSLEVESRVGIVMRDHATRIELGEAVGMMIGLTNVMRFRVPGQSPLDAPIAIGPFLHTIDEFPELESEAGNLPWRWELIVNQAQRFANEESLTLSPAQAVLAATRTNFVNPGDIIALPALASPGLAESSLGRSLQEGDTVQLGFERLGLLTVIIG from the coding sequence ATGAAGCTTTGCCGCTTTCTCCTCACCGACCAGCCAGAAGCAGCCCGCTCGGGCGTTTTCCATGACAATCGCGTCTACGAAACCGATGGGAACAACGCCATTGGGATTCACGATCTGAGCAAGATCAAGTTTCTGCCACCCGTCGGCACGCCACCGAGCCTGAGAGTCTTTGAACCAGATGGCACTTACACCTACGCAAACCCGGCAGGGATGCTGGGTGCCGTGGACGAGTTTGAGCTGCCGGCGGGAGTCACGAGTCTTGAAGTCGAGTCTCGCGTCGGCATCGTCATGCGCGACCATGCGACCCGGATCGAGCTCGGCGAAGCGGTCGGAATGATGATCGGCCTCACGAATGTCATGCGGTTCCGCGTGCCGGGTCAGTCCCCGCTCGATGCTCCGATTGCCATCGGCCCCTTTTTGCACACGATTGACGAGTTTCCAGAGTTGGAGTCCGAAGCGGGCAACCTGCCATGGCGCTGGGAGTTGATCGTCAACCAAGCACAGCGCTTCGCAAACGAGGAGTCCCTAACTCTGTCGCCAGCACAAGCTGTCCTCGCGGCAACTCGCACGAACTTCGTCAATCCAGGCGACATCATCGCTCTCCCCGCGCTTGCATCGCCCGGACTCGCAGAATCGAGCCTCGGGCGGTCACTCCAGGAGGGCGACACCGTTCAACTGGGATTCGAGCGGCTCGGCCTCCTCACCGTCATCATCGGCTAA
- a CDS encoding glycogen debranching enzyme family protein translates to MRYVLDATQCRNYEVSSRREWLLTNGIGGFSMGTVSGANTRRYHGLLVAATSPPETRMVLLASMEISIQGQGNPIGLSCNQYSGAVHPEGYQFIDSFEVGEESIWNFKASGMQLQKRLRLHPEENTCTITYTNTGTTGYELTLRPLVSHKFYHSNFRVQDDYPHLIRTNGSTTLIEHDGIPLYLHHKGAKVQPAVGWYYRFEHLRETDRGLDPRDDLFCPCELTDHLLPGESLTVVASTSPKAKAWSGPRDESDLFRSSVTEALKDAAKHFFVTSPTRTGIIAGYPWFTDWGRDTMISIPGLCLCTDRVEVARKIIIDYASQMKQGLIPNRFVERGQQPEYNTVDATLWFAHAIHQTLEAEWNDEFAQSAFRSLEEVVKWHHQGTLYGIKVDPEDGLLRQGEVGVQLTWMDAKVGDWVVTPRHGKPVEINGLWVNALRVTEWLAEKLGKPSATYRGAAELAEKNFEPKFWKESLGYFIDTVDPDDASLRPNQVIAMSLPFGPAKGERARRALGVVSRDLLTPMGLRTLSPDDAAYHGRFRGPVVELDAAYHQGTVWPWLMGPYITALLKLEGDVKHARQILRQAREMLVEQGLGGLAEVYDGDNPRSPAGCPWQAWSVAEWLRAHEEVARARS, encoded by the coding sequence ATGCGATACGTCTTGGACGCCACTCAATGCCGCAATTATGAAGTCTCTTCAAGGCGCGAGTGGCTGCTGACCAACGGCATCGGTGGTTTCAGCATGGGTACGGTGAGCGGCGCTAATACCCGCCGATACCATGGACTCCTGGTCGCTGCCACATCGCCCCCCGAGACACGCATGGTCCTCCTGGCTTCGATGGAAATCTCCATCCAGGGCCAGGGGAATCCGATCGGTCTATCCTGCAATCAGTACTCGGGCGCGGTCCACCCCGAGGGGTACCAGTTCATCGACTCGTTCGAGGTAGGCGAAGAGTCGATTTGGAACTTCAAGGCTTCCGGAATGCAACTGCAGAAGCGGCTCCGCCTGCACCCAGAAGAAAACACGTGCACGATCACGTACACCAACACGGGGACGACCGGATACGAGCTTACGTTGCGACCGCTGGTGTCGCACAAGTTCTACCACTCGAATTTCCGCGTGCAAGACGACTATCCGCACTTGATCCGGACGAATGGGAGCACCACCCTCATCGAGCACGACGGGATCCCCCTCTACCTTCACCACAAGGGGGCCAAGGTTCAACCGGCGGTCGGCTGGTACTACCGCTTCGAGCACTTACGCGAGACCGACCGGGGCCTCGATCCGCGCGACGACCTCTTCTGCCCTTGCGAGTTGACTGATCACTTGCTGCCCGGAGAGTCCTTGACCGTCGTTGCATCGACGAGTCCCAAGGCCAAAGCGTGGAGCGGTCCCCGCGATGAGAGCGACCTGTTCCGTTCGAGCGTGACCGAAGCGCTTAAGGATGCAGCCAAACACTTCTTCGTTACGAGTCCGACTCGGACAGGCATTATTGCGGGGTACCCGTGGTTCACGGATTGGGGTCGCGATACGATGATCTCGATCCCCGGACTTTGCCTTTGCACCGACCGAGTGGAGGTTGCGCGGAAGATCATAATCGACTACGCGAGCCAGATGAAACAGGGGCTCATTCCCAACCGCTTCGTCGAACGAGGCCAGCAGCCCGAGTACAACACGGTCGACGCAACGCTTTGGTTTGCCCACGCTATCCACCAGACGCTGGAGGCCGAGTGGAACGACGAGTTCGCCCAGAGCGCTTTTCGATCACTCGAGGAAGTCGTCAAGTGGCACCACCAAGGCACCCTATACGGGATCAAGGTGGATCCTGAGGATGGCCTCCTGCGCCAAGGCGAGGTGGGGGTTCAGCTCACCTGGATGGACGCAAAGGTCGGCGACTGGGTCGTGACTCCGCGCCATGGCAAGCCGGTCGAGATCAACGGTCTCTGGGTGAATGCCCTGCGCGTGACCGAATGGCTCGCTGAGAAGCTGGGCAAGCCGAGCGCGACGTACCGTGGCGCAGCGGAGCTCGCGGAGAAAAACTTCGAACCGAAATTCTGGAAGGAAAGCCTGGGGTACTTCATCGACACCGTCGATCCCGATGACGCATCCCTCCGCCCGAATCAAGTCATCGCCATGTCACTTCCCTTCGGTCCGGCCAAAGGTGAGCGTGCGCGACGAGCCCTGGGTGTCGTCTCGCGCGATTTGCTGACTCCGATGGGTTTGCGAACACTCAGCCCAGATGACGCGGCGTACCATGGCCGATTCCGAGGACCCGTAGTTGAACTTGATGCCGCCTACCACCAAGGAACCGTGTGGCCGTGGCTCATGGGCCCGTACATCACTGCCCTGCTGAAGCTGGAGGGCGACGTGAAGCACGCTCGGCAAATCCTTCGCCAGGCTCGCGAGATGCTGGTTGAGCAAGGGCTGGGTGGGCTCGCCGAGGTGTACGATGGCGACAACCCGCGTTCGCCAGCCGGATGCCCGTGGCAGGCATGGAGCGTTGCCGAGTGGCTGCGCGCACATGAAGAGGTCGCCCGCGCTCGAAGCTGA